The following proteins are co-located in the Pseudomonas sp. DY-1 genome:
- a CDS encoding SDR family NAD(P)-dependent oxidoreductase: protein MSQIALVTGAAQGLGLAIASRLFAAGYAVVISDLSLERAQAAADRLDPSGERSLALKLDVASKADFEAALAATLERFGALHVVVNNAAMTMTTPVMQISPEEFDRVLSLNTRSVFVGCQVFGAHMAAAGYGRIVNMASLAGQNGGTATGAHYAASKGAIVTLTKIFAKELAASGVTVNAIAPGPIESPAVRAAVPAERMEGLLANIPVKRLGDADFLGDLVVQLARPEAYFTTGATWDVNGGLFMR from the coding sequence ATGAGTCAGATTGCACTCGTCACCGGCGCCGCCCAGGGCCTCGGCCTCGCCATCGCCAGCCGCCTGTTCGCCGCCGGTTACGCCGTGGTGATCTCCGACCTGTCGCTGGAACGCGCCCAGGCCGCTGCCGACCGGCTCGACCCGAGCGGCGAACGCAGCCTGGCGCTGAAACTCGATGTGGCCAGCAAGGCCGACTTCGAGGCGGCGCTGGCGGCGACCCTGGAACGCTTCGGTGCGCTGCATGTGGTGGTGAACAACGCAGCCATGACCATGACCACGCCGGTCATGCAGATCAGCCCCGAGGAGTTCGACCGGGTCCTGAGCCTCAATACCCGCAGCGTCTTCGTCGGCTGCCAGGTATTCGGCGCGCACATGGCCGCCGCCGGCTACGGGCGGATCGTCAACATGGCTTCTCTGGCCGGGCAGAACGGCGGCACCGCCACGGGCGCGCACTACGCCGCGTCCAAGGGCGCCATCGTCACCCTGACCAAGATCTTCGCCAAGGAGCTGGCGGCCAGTGGTGTGACCGTCAACGCTATCGCGCCCGGGCCGATCGAATCGCCCGCCGTGCGCGCAGCGGTGCCGGCCGAGCGCATGGAAGGGCTGCTTGCCAACATCCCGGTCAAGCGCCTGGGCGATGCGGATTTCCTCGGCGATCTGGTGGTGCAGCTGGCGCGTCCTGAAGCCTATTTCACTACCGGGGCGACCTGGGATGTGAACGGTGGACTGTTCATGCGCTAA
- a CDS encoding flavin reductase, protein MVDTNGFRNAMALLGGAVSVITTDGTAGRWGFTASAVCSVTDQPPTLLVCMNRSSFANGHFKQNGVLSVNVLTAELKEISGVFANRELDSEQRFARASWSTLESGSPLLDDALVSFDCRIAQAHEVGSHTIFYCEVLGIRHGKNQEGLVYFNRAYHRLGDASRSAC, encoded by the coding sequence ATGGTCGATACCAATGGATTCCGTAATGCCATGGCGCTGCTGGGCGGCGCCGTTTCAGTCATCACCACCGATGGCACCGCAGGCCGCTGGGGCTTTACCGCTTCGGCTGTGTGCAGCGTCACCGACCAGCCGCCGACGCTGCTGGTGTGCATGAACCGCTCCTCGTTCGCCAATGGCCATTTCAAACAGAACGGCGTGCTCAGCGTGAACGTGCTGACCGCCGAGCTGAAGGAAATCTCCGGTGTCTTCGCCAACCGCGAACTGGACTCCGAGCAACGTTTCGCCCGCGCCAGCTGGAGCACCTTGGAGAGCGGTTCGCCGCTGCTGGACGACGCCCTGGTGAGCTTCGACTGCCGCATCGCCCAGGCGCATGAGGTGGGCTCGCACACCATCTTCTACTGCGAGGTGCTGGGCATCCGTCACGGCAAGAACCAGGAAGGCCTGGTGTATTTCAACCGCGCCTACCACCGCCTGGGGGATGCCTCGCGCTCGGCCTGCTGA
- a CDS encoding PDR/VanB family oxidoreductase, with translation MSEQVLNLVVRKRVEQGEGVVILDLADPSGKPLPAFEAGAHVDIHLKPGLVRQYSLCGDPANASVYRLGVLRDPASRGGSVAVHELLQEGSEVAIGAPRNLFPLAGGASRSILIGGGIGITPMIAMAHELTAKDSAFELHYCGRSRSRTAFLDELESADFSACVRTHFDDEAAEQKLDLPAVLGQPAADVHVYVCGPAGFMDWVISEARKAGYADDHIHREYFQVEVDASGDSFEVVASRSGKAVQVAEGQSIVDALAGVGIKIEISCEQGVCGTCLCDVLEGEPDHRDVYLTDEEKAANDQILVCCSRAKSKKLVLDI, from the coding sequence ATGAGTGAGCAAGTGTTGAATCTGGTGGTCCGCAAGCGGGTGGAGCAGGGCGAGGGCGTGGTGATCCTCGACCTCGCCGACCCGTCGGGCAAACCCCTGCCGGCGTTCGAAGCCGGCGCCCATGTCGATATCCACCTCAAGCCCGGCCTGGTGCGCCAGTACTCCCTTTGCGGTGACCCGGCCAACGCCTCCGTCTACCGCCTTGGCGTGCTGCGCGATCCGGCTTCCCGTGGCGGTTCGGTTGCGGTCCATGAACTGCTGCAGGAAGGCAGCGAGGTCGCCATCGGCGCACCGCGCAACCTCTTCCCGCTGGCCGGCGGCGCGAGCCGTTCGATCCTCATCGGCGGTGGCATCGGCATTACCCCGATGATCGCCATGGCCCACGAACTGACTGCGAAGGACAGTGCCTTCGAGCTGCACTACTGCGGTCGCTCGCGCAGCCGTACCGCCTTCCTCGACGAGCTGGAAAGCGCCGACTTCTCCGCTTGTGTGCGTACCCATTTCGATGATGAGGCCGCCGAGCAGAAGCTCGACCTGCCCGCCGTGCTGGGGCAACCAGCGGCCGATGTTCACGTCTATGTTTGCGGCCCGGCCGGGTTCATGGACTGGGTGATCAGTGAGGCACGCAAGGCCGGTTACGCCGACGATCACATCCACCGCGAGTACTTCCAGGTGGAAGTGGACGCCAGTGGCGACAGCTTCGAAGTCGTTGCTTCGCGCAGCGGCAAGGCGGTGCAGGTGGCTGAGGGCCAGAGCATCGTCGACGCTCTCGCCGGCGTCGGTATCAAGATCGAGATTTCCTGCGAGCAGGGCGTCTGCGGTACCTGCCTGTGCGACGTACTGGAAGGCGAACCGGACCACCGTGACGTCTACCTGACCGATGAAGAAAAAGCCGCCAACGACCAGATCCTGGTCTGCTGCTCGCGGGCCAAGTCGAAAAAACTGGTGCTGGACATCTGA